One region of Paraburkholderia phymatum STM815 genomic DNA includes:
- a CDS encoding universal stress protein has translation MQNILVGYDGSPSARHAVTFAVDLARRFDARLHVLVVARAPDWGAIELERREMVDYELRHANEVLDEVKARLASSNEYPAFDLVIGQPAKEIVLYAEQHDIDHLVVGHRGHTPFDRWLIGSVARQVLAYAPCAVTIVRDPSTMKKRQAKSGQHAADERPLV, from the coding sequence ATGCAAAACATACTCGTAGGTTATGACGGGTCGCCGTCCGCGCGTCATGCGGTGACGTTCGCCGTCGATCTCGCCAGGCGCTTCGATGCACGTCTGCATGTGCTCGTCGTCGCGCGCGCGCCGGACTGGGGCGCGATCGAGCTGGAAAGAAGGGAAATGGTCGACTATGAGCTGCGTCACGCGAACGAAGTGCTCGACGAAGTGAAGGCCAGACTCGCGTCGTCGAATGAATATCCCGCCTTCGATCTCGTGATCGGGCAGCCGGCGAAAGAGATTGTGCTCTACGCAGAGCAGCACGATATCGATCATCTCGTCGTGGGCCATCGCGGCCACACGCCGTTCGACCGCTGGCTGATCGGCTCGGTGGCGCGCCAGGTGCTCGCCTATGCGCCGTGCGCCGTGACGATCGTGCGCGACCCGTCGACGATGAAAAAGCGTCAGGCGAAATCGGGGCAGCACGCCGCCGACGAAAGGCCGCTAGTCTGA